Proteins encoded in a region of the Zunongwangia endophytica genome:
- a CDS encoding M56 family metallopeptidase, with product MQELIFHLLKSSALIAIFYLAYFILLKQETSFMQNRKFLLVGLATSLVLPLIYLTQQEYIELPSTEIPYTVMNGDFQQENTVIEEPTDWWQIGFYVYLFGVSVMSLRFAFQIYSLKKVINSGFLKKYKNLKLVRTTKDIKPFSFFNNIVYNPKKHQQKDLKLILKHEQIHARQWHSLDVIFISILCVVFWFNPFIWLYKKVIVQNLEFLADQDAVATIASKKEYQKALVMASVGMQPAMTNQFYQSFIKKRIIMLNKSKKKNTSWKTILVIPFLCLFLYSFNLKKESVVLNSSKGNRSQYTDTVDNPEITGIGSYTETEKNNTYKSPKRSISLEDLGENALYILDNQNYKRDELEGKTIVYKSIQVIAPETAVKQFGEKGKDGVVKLSKTEFIEDFQTYLKDIDKKQEAIQLKFLKFLDKKTPSIITLNKEKSTEKTVEESSKDKERSTINGKGKVATTSSNILNDTLYILNGVPQKSNAFLNDIEKNDIENITYLEGKKARALYGSRVSKYGVKLYTTKVQDNSLIIKNQKQADSSHIIILRNNHLIDGKPLLVINGKVEEQKTLENIKPNDIIFINVLKDKKASEKYKNDRAVNGVIEVYTKTFKGKLPQKSTTFVYTIHPNETDAAIQNIIKAIQETYDIEINIKKLKRDDSGILTNVKIKARHKGASFWNVTYSASSSDSIDEFYMIMDTEKDDFKITSEKPKKK from the coding sequence ATGCAAGAATTAATTTTCCATCTTTTAAAATCTTCAGCTTTAATTGCTATTTTCTATTTGGCTTACTTTATTTTGCTGAAACAGGAAACAAGTTTTATGCAAAACCGTAAGTTTCTTTTAGTAGGTTTGGCGACTTCTTTAGTTTTACCACTTATTTATCTCACTCAGCAAGAATACATAGAATTGCCGTCCACCGAGATACCATATACTGTTATGAATGGCGATTTTCAGCAGGAAAACACGGTAATCGAAGAACCAACAGATTGGTGGCAAATTGGTTTTTATGTTTACTTATTTGGTGTTTCAGTAATGAGCTTACGATTTGCTTTTCAGATCTACAGCCTAAAGAAGGTTATTAATTCTGGATTCTTAAAAAAATACAAGAATTTAAAATTGGTGAGAACGACTAAGGATATTAAACCCTTTTCATTCTTTAATAATATCGTTTACAATCCTAAAAAACATCAACAAAAAGACCTAAAATTAATCCTGAAGCATGAGCAAATCCATGCAAGACAGTGGCATTCTTTGGATGTGATCTTCATTTCTATACTCTGTGTGGTATTTTGGTTTAATCCGTTTATCTGGTTATACAAAAAAGTTATCGTCCAAAACTTAGAATTTCTAGCCGATCAAGATGCAGTAGCTACAATAGCCAGCAAAAAAGAATACCAAAAAGCGCTAGTTATGGCAAGTGTTGGTATGCAGCCGGCCATGACTAATCAGTTTTATCAATCATTCATCAAAAAACGTATTATTATGCTTAACAAATCGAAAAAGAAAAACACCTCGTGGAAGACTATTTTAGTAATTCCATTTTTATGCCTATTCCTTTATAGTTTCAATTTAAAGAAAGAAAGTGTAGTGCTCAACTCTTCAAAGGGAAATAGATCTCAGTATACTGATACCGTAGATAATCCTGAAATCACGGGAATTGGAAGTTATACTGAAACTGAAAAAAATAACACTTACAAATCACCAAAACGATCAATTTCACTTGAGGATTTAGGTGAAAATGCCTTATATATTTTGGACAACCAAAATTATAAAAGAGATGAACTTGAAGGTAAAACTATAGTTTATAAATCTATCCAAGTGATAGCACCCGAAACTGCAGTAAAACAATTTGGTGAAAAAGGAAAAGATGGCGTAGTTAAACTTTCTAAAACCGAATTTATTGAAGATTTTCAAACCTATTTAAAAGATATAGATAAAAAACAGGAAGCAATCCAACTTAAGTTTTTGAAATTCTTAGATAAGAAAACACCTTCTATTATTACTCTAAATAAAGAAAAAAGTACTGAGAAGACGGTTGAAGAAAGTTCGAAAGATAAAGAGCGTAGTACGATTAATGGCAAAGGTAAAGTAGCGACTACTTCTTCTAATATTTTAAATGATACTCTTTATATTCTGAATGGAGTTCCACAGAAGAGCAATGCTTTTCTTAATGATATTGAGAAAAATGACATAGAAAACATCACTTATCTTGAAGGTAAGAAAGCTAGGGCTCTTTACGGAAGCCGAGTTTCTAAATACGGTGTTAAACTCTATACCACAAAAGTTCAGGATAATTCACTGATTATAAAAAATCAAAAACAAGCAGATTCTAGCCATATTATAATCTTAAGAAATAATCACTTAATTGATGGAAAACCATTATTGGTTATTAACGGAAAAGTTGAAGAGCAAAAAACTCTTGAAAACATCAAGCCAAATGATATCATTTTTATTAATGTTTTGAAAGATAAAAAAGCCTCAGAAAAGTATAAAAATGATCGTGCAGTTAATGGTGTTATTGAAGTTTACACTAAAACCTTTAAAGGTAAATTACCTCAAAAATCAACAACTTTCGTATATACTATTCATCCTAATGAAACAGATGCCGCCATTCAGAATATCATCAAAGCTATCCAAGAGACCTATGATATTGAAATTAATATTAAAAAATTGAAGCGTGATGATTCAGGAATTCTTACTAATGTAAAAATCAAAGCCAGACATAAAGGTGCTTCTTTTTGGAATGTGACGTATAGCGCTTCCAGTAGTGATTCGATTGATGAGTTTTATATGATAATGGATACTGAAAAAGACGATTTCAAGATTACGAGTGAGAAACCTAAAAAGAAATAA
- a CDS encoding BlaI/MecI/CopY family transcriptional regulator, with product MEKLTNKEEEIMRIIWKLEEAFVKEIIPHIKEQKLHYNTVSTIVRNLEEKKYVSYKAYGKTHQYYPIITKEAYRKQFMNIATKRFFDNSYKSMVSFFAKEEKISAEELREILEIIENKEKQ from the coding sequence ATGGAAAAGTTAACGAATAAAGAAGAAGAAATTATGCGGATTATATGGAAGCTCGAGGAAGCTTTCGTTAAAGAAATTATCCCGCATATTAAAGAACAAAAACTTCATTATAATACGGTTTCTACCATCGTAAGAAATCTTGAAGAAAAAAAATATGTTTCTTATAAAGCCTACGGTAAAACGCATCAATATTATCCAATTATTACCAAAGAAGCGTATAGGAAACAGTTTATGAATATCGCTACTAAACGTTTTTTTGACAATAGTTATAAAAGCATGGTTTCCTTTTTTGCTAAAGAAGAAAAAATTAGTGCTGAAGAATTGAGAGAAATTCTAGAAATTATTGAAAATAAAGAGAAGCAATAA
- a CDS encoding carboxypeptidase-like regulatory domain-containing protein → MKRLLLLAILFSFHIQAQEVYTGRVLNAKDSTAVQSVSIYFDGTSLGTVSNTKGYFKIENSSSNISPLIFRSIGFKTRTVPNISVFKDKNYPIVFLEESMDELGTVVLETDPWSRKRKLNYFRREFLGHTTAALKCKILNEDAIKLKYTPSQNELIAYAKEPLIIKNNHLGYFIEYELIDFTIKFSTGSSGLYLIEYTFYEGSSFYKEQNEKPRRRHLKNREEAFEGSLLQFMRSLSKRNLAQDDFRIFYERFEVPQYKYFDIQQADQFTKVAMTKDTISILHKNQQSGLIYKSPFYIDKFGNFTPTRAFNISGAMGQARMSLSLPLNYAL, encoded by the coding sequence ATGAAACGACTTTTACTCTTAGCTATTTTATTTTCATTTCATATTCAGGCTCAGGAAGTGTATACTGGAAGAGTTCTAAATGCAAAAGATTCAACAGCTGTTCAGTCGGTTTCAATTTATTTTGACGGTACCAGTCTTGGTACTGTTAGCAATACGAAAGGTTACTTCAAAATCGAGAATTCATCTTCTAACATTTCACCATTAATTTTTAGATCCATCGGATTTAAAACAAGGACAGTACCTAATATTTCAGTTTTCAAGGATAAAAATTATCCAATTGTTTTTCTTGAAGAAAGTATGGATGAGCTGGGCACGGTAGTCCTGGAAACCGATCCCTGGTCTCGCAAAAGAAAACTTAATTACTTCCGCAGAGAATTTTTGGGGCATACAACTGCTGCGTTAAAATGTAAAATATTGAATGAAGATGCGATTAAACTTAAATATACCCCTTCACAAAACGAACTCATTGCGTATGCGAAAGAACCGCTAATAATTAAAAATAATCATCTGGGCTATTTTATAGAATATGAGCTTATAGATTTTACTATCAAATTTAGTACAGGAAGTTCTGGTCTTTATTTGATTGAATACACCTTTTATGAAGGAAGCAGCTTTTATAAAGAACAAAATGAGAAACCAAGAAGACGCCATTTAAAAAATCGTGAGGAAGCTTTTGAAGGATCCTTGCTTCAGTTTATGCGCTCCCTATCAAAGAGAAACCTTGCTCAAGATGATTTTAGAATTTTCTACGAGAGATTTGAAGTACCACAATATAAGTATTTCGATATTCAGCAGGCAGATCAATTTACAAAAGTGGCAATGACAAAAGACACGATTAGCATACTGCATAAAAACCAGCAATCTGGTCTTATATATAAAAGTCCGTTTTATATTGACAAATTTGGAAACTTCACTCCTACTCGAGCTTTCAATATTTCTGGCGCAATGGGACAGGCGAGAATGTCCTTATCCTTACCACTAAATTACGCGCTTTAA
- a CDS encoding calcium/sodium antiporter: MDIVYILIGLVLLVVGGEFLVRSSVALSFKMNISRMVIGLTVVSFATSAPELLVSLQAAMEGFSDISLGNIIGSNIANIGLVLGITALISPIAVDSDFYKFNWPVMMIFSFALFFFLLNGEDIDRLEGGALVLGLLIYLLFLIIRSRKVKENVVEEVDESLEGTSWFKIIIWLVIGGAALYGGSELLVDGSVALARDLGVSERIISVTMIAIGTSIPELAASVIAALKKEKALSFGNLIGSNIFNIASVLGITALIKPIVMQSQEVLSNDIYWMIAFSFILVPMAFIPKKFLFGRVKGLVILTGYSVFLYITIFR, from the coding sequence ATGGATATTGTTTACATACTAATTGGTTTAGTGTTATTAGTGGTAGGTGGTGAGTTTTTAGTAAGATCATCTGTCGCTCTTTCTTTTAAGATGAATATCTCTCGTATGGTCATTGGGCTAACGGTAGTTTCTTTTGCGACATCAGCACCAGAATTATTAGTGAGCTTGCAGGCAGCGATGGAAGGATTTTCAGATATTTCTTTAGGGAATATTATCGGCTCTAATATTGCTAATATTGGTTTGGTTTTAGGGATCACAGCGCTTATTTCTCCCATTGCGGTAGATAGTGACTTCTATAAGTTTAATTGGCCGGTGATGATGATCTTTTCATTTGCATTATTTTTCTTCTTACTTAATGGGGAAGATATAGACCGGTTAGAAGGTGGAGCTTTAGTACTTGGACTACTAATTTATCTACTTTTCTTGATTATTCGTAGTAGAAAGGTAAAGGAAAATGTAGTAGAAGAGGTAGATGAAAGCCTAGAAGGCACTTCCTGGTTTAAGATTATTATCTGGTTAGTAATTGGCGGAGCGGCCTTGTATGGAGGATCAGAATTATTAGTAGATGGATCGGTTGCGTTGGCGAGAGACTTAGGCGTTAGTGAAAGAATTATTTCTGTAACAATGATCGCTATAGGTACCAGTATTCCCGAGCTTGCTGCATCGGTAATAGCAGCCTTAAAGAAAGAGAAAGCCCTATCTTTTGGTAATTTGATAGGTTCCAATATTTTTAATATAGCTTCAGTATTAGGTATAACTGCTTTAATTAAACCGATCGTGATGCAATCTCAGGAAGTTTTGAGCAATGATATTTATTGGATGATTGCCTTTTCTTTCATACTAGTTCCCATGGCTTTTATTCCGAAGAAATTTCTATTTGGAAGAGTTAAAGGCCTAGTTATTCTAACCGGATATTCGGTATTTCTTTATATCACTATTTTTAGGTAA
- a CDS encoding glutamine synthetase beta-grasp domain-containing protein: MTKSKLEYIWLDGSKPTQKLRGKTKVVTDFSGKLEDCEVWSFDGSSTGQAEGNASDCLLKPVFICPDPQRKNGFLVMCEVLNSDSTPHETNGRATIDDEDDDFWFGFEQEYFLIDTETGKPLGFPANGYPRPQGPYYCSVGANNAYGRSIVEEHLDVCLEAGLNVEGINGEVAAGQWEYQIFAKGAAAAGDEIWVARYLLERIGEQYGIAIDLHPKPLGDLDWNGSGMHANFSNSTLRNAGNRETYEKICEAFRPVVKEHIDVYGADNHMRLTGKHETASIHDFSYGISDRGASIRIPIATVERGWKGWLEDRRPSSNGDPYKIASRIIKTVKNAE, translated from the coding sequence ATGACCAAATCAAAGTTGGAGTATATATGGCTTGATGGTAGTAAGCCAACTCAGAAGTTACGTGGTAAAACAAAAGTAGTAACTGATTTTTCAGGAAAGTTAGAAGATTGTGAGGTATGGTCTTTTGATGGTTCTTCTACAGGACAAGCTGAAGGAAATGCTTCTGACTGTTTATTAAAGCCAGTATTTATATGTCCAGATCCACAACGTAAAAATGGATTCTTAGTAATGTGCGAAGTACTTAATTCAGATAGTACACCTCACGAAACTAATGGAAGAGCTACTATAGACGATGAGGATGATGATTTCTGGTTTGGATTTGAACAAGAATACTTCCTTATTGATACTGAAACAGGTAAACCTTTAGGTTTCCCAGCTAATGGATATCCACGACCACAAGGACCTTATTACTGTTCTGTAGGTGCAAACAATGCCTATGGTAGATCTATCGTTGAGGAGCATTTAGATGTTTGCCTTGAAGCTGGATTAAACGTAGAAGGTATTAATGGTGAGGTTGCTGCCGGACAGTGGGAATATCAAATTTTCGCTAAAGGAGCTGCAGCTGCTGGTGACGAGATTTGGGTTGCAAGATATTTGTTAGAAAGAATAGGTGAGCAATACGGAATTGCAATTGATCTTCATCCAAAACCATTAGGCGATTTAGATTGGAATGGTAGTGGTATGCACGCCAACTTCTCTAACTCAACTTTAAGAAATGCTGGAAACCGTGAAACTTACGAGAAAATTTGTGAAGCTTTCCGTCCAGTTGTAAAAGAACACATCGACGTTTACGGTGCAGATAACCACATGCGTTTAACTGGTAAGCACGAAACTGCTTCTATCCACGACTTTAGCTACGGAATTTCTGATCGTGGAGCATCAATCCGTATTCCAATCGCAACTGTAGAGCGCGGATGGAAAGGATGGTTAGAAGATAGAAGGCCATCTTCTAATGGTGATCCTTATAAAATTGCAAGCCGTATTATTAAGACGGTTAAAAATGCAGAATAA
- a CDS encoding glutamine synthetase III family protein, producing the protein MSTLRFKAIEETFNRKSVNIEEPGRRSAIFGSNVFNESVMKQYLTKEAYNNVMDAVKTGAKINRTVADHISAGMKEWSINKGVTHYTHWFQPLTGATAEKHDAFFETIGDGLAIEKFGGGSLVQQEPDASSFPNGGIRNTFEARGYTAWDPTSPAFIWGTTLCIPTVFVSYTGEALDYKTPLLRALQAVDQAATDVAKYFDKNVSKVNATLGWEQEYFLVDSALAATRPDIQLAGRTLLGHSPAKGQQLDDHYFGSIPSRVLAYMRDLEIECMRLGIPVKTRHNEVAPNQFELAPIFEEANLAVDHNSLIMDVMNKIAERHHFVVLMHEKPFAGINGSGKHNNWSLGTDTGINLLSPGKTPMKNLQFLTFFINTIKAVCDNEELLRASIASASNDHRLGANEAPPAIISVFIGSQLTAVLDELEKVTSGKLSPQEKTELKLNVVGKIPEILLDNTDRNRTSSFAFTGNKFEFRAVGSTANCANPMTVLNAIMAKQLKDFKVEVDKLIKDKKMKKDDAIFNVLREYIKKSKKIRFEGDGYGEAWEKEAEKRGLSNNKNTPEALKAQISKKAIKLYEELGVMNTVEVEARHEIELEEYAMRIQIEGRVLGDIARNHVIPTAIRYQNVLIKNVTGLKSIYGEDFKKYAEEQLDLVEKVSNHIAVINSKVSAMIEARKVANKYEDIQKKAESYCHEVKPFFDEIRYHCDKLELLVDNEIWPLTKYRELLFTR; encoded by the coding sequence ATGTCAACACTTAGATTTAAGGCAATAGAAGAAACCTTTAACCGAAAATCTGTAAATATCGAAGAGCCAGGAAGGCGCTCAGCGATTTTTGGAAGTAATGTCTTTAATGAGTCGGTTATGAAGCAGTATTTAACCAAAGAAGCATATAATAATGTGATGGATGCTGTGAAGACCGGAGCGAAAATTAACCGAACAGTAGCCGATCATATTTCTGCTGGAATGAAAGAATGGTCTATTAATAAGGGAGTTACTCATTATACGCACTGGTTTCAGCCTTTAACAGGAGCAACAGCTGAAAAGCATGATGCATTTTTTGAAACTATAGGTGATGGACTAGCGATAGAAAAATTTGGCGGAGGATCTTTGGTTCAGCAAGAGCCAGATGCTTCCAGTTTTCCAAACGGTGGAATTAGAAATACCTTTGAAGCTCGAGGATATACCGCATGGGATCCTACTTCACCGGCATTTATTTGGGGAACAACTTTATGTATTCCAACAGTTTTTGTTTCGTATACGGGCGAGGCTTTAGACTATAAAACACCACTTCTTAGAGCTTTACAAGCAGTAGACCAGGCGGCAACAGATGTTGCAAAATATTTCGATAAAAATGTTTCTAAGGTGAATGCTACTTTAGGTTGGGAGCAGGAATATTTTCTTGTAGATTCAGCTTTAGCAGCGACTCGACCAGATATTCAATTAGCAGGTCGTACACTTTTAGGACATTCTCCAGCAAAAGGGCAGCAATTAGACGATCATTATTTTGGATCTATTCCATCACGTGTCTTAGCCTATATGAGAGATTTGGAGATCGAGTGTATGCGTTTAGGAATTCCGGTGAAAACCAGACATAACGAAGTTGCTCCAAATCAATTTGAGTTAGCACCAATTTTTGAGGAAGCTAACCTTGCGGTAGATCATAATTCATTAATTATGGATGTGATGAATAAGATTGCCGAGCGTCACCATTTTGTGGTGTTAATGCACGAAAAACCATTTGCCGGAATAAACGGAAGTGGAAAACACAATAACTGGTCTTTAGGAACTGATACGGGCATTAATCTTTTATCTCCCGGTAAAACTCCTATGAAGAATCTTCAGTTTTTAACCTTCTTCATTAATACGATCAAAGCAGTTTGCGATAATGAAGAATTATTAAGAGCTTCTATTGCAAGTGCATCTAACGATCACCGTTTAGGAGCGAACGAAGCACCACCAGCAATTATTTCAGTATTTATTGGTAGTCAGTTAACGGCTGTCTTGGATGAGTTGGAAAAAGTAACTTCCGGGAAATTATCTCCGCAGGAAAAAACAGAATTGAAACTAAATGTTGTAGGGAAAATTCCAGAAATTCTTTTAGATAACACCGATCGTAACCGTACTTCTTCTTTCGCATTTACAGGTAATAAATTTGAATTTAGAGCCGTAGGATCTACTGCCAACTGTGCAAATCCTATGACAGTACTTAATGCGATAATGGCTAAGCAGTTAAAAGACTTTAAAGTTGAGGTTGATAAGCTGATTAAGGATAAGAAAATGAAGAAAGACGATGCTATCTTCAATGTTCTTAGAGAGTATATCAAGAAAAGTAAAAAGATTAGATTTGAAGGTGATGGTTACGGAGAAGCTTGGGAAAAAGAGGCTGAAAAACGTGGCTTAAGCAATAATAAAAACACTCCAGAAGCATTAAAAGCTCAAATTTCTAAAAAAGCGATTAAGCTTTATGAAGAATTAGGAGTGATGAATACTGTAGAAGTTGAAGCTCGCCACGAAATCGAATTGGAAGAATACGCAATGCGCATCCAGATCGAAGGCAGAGTGCTAGGTGATATTGCAAGAAATCATGTAATCCCAACCGCAATTAGATACCAAAATGTTTTGATTAAAAACGTTACTGGTTTAAAAAGTATCTACGGCGAAGATTTTAAAAAGTACGCTGAAGAACAATTAGACTTGGTTGAAAAAGTTTCTAACCATATCGCAGTAATTAACAGTAAAGTGAGCGCTATGATCGAAGCTCGAAAAGTAGCGAACAAATACGAAGATATTCAGAAGAAAGCAGAATCTTATTGTCACGAAGTAAAACCGTTTTTTGATGAAATTCGCTACCATTGCGATAAATTAGAATTACTGGTTGATAATGAAATCTGGCCACTTACTAAATATAGAGAGTTGTTATTTACTCGATAA
- a CDS encoding AIR synthase related protein, with the protein MSQDVSKRYSQRGVSAGKEDVHNAIKNVDKGLFPKAFCKIVPDYLTGDEDYCVIMHADGAGTKSSLAYMYWKETGDLSVWKGIAQDALIMNIDDLLCVGATNKILLSSTIGRNKSLVPGEVISAIINGTEELIADLKEFGVEIHSTGGETADVGDLVRTIIVDSTVTARMKRSEVIDNKNIEPGDVIVGLASYGQATYEKEYNGGMGSNGLTSARHDVFAKILAEKYPESFDASIPNELVYSGSKKLTDTVEDAPLDAGKLVLSPTRTYAPVIQKILSKFSNKEIHGMVHCSGGAQTKILHFIDNLHIVKDNLFEVPPLFKLIQQESKTDWKEMYQVFNMGHRMEIYVKPEHAEDIIAISKSFNIDAQIVGRVEASDKKSLTINSEFGEFNY; encoded by the coding sequence ATGAGTCAGGACGTAAGTAAAAGGTATAGTCAGCGTGGTGTTTCAGCAGGTAAAGAAGATGTGCACAACGCGATTAAAAATGTAGATAAAGGACTTTTTCCTAAAGCATTTTGTAAAATAGTTCCCGATTACCTAACTGGTGATGAAGATTACTGCGTAATTATGCACGCCGACGGAGCAGGTACAAAATCTTCACTAGCTTACATGTACTGGAAAGAAACCGGAGATCTTTCGGTTTGGAAAGGTATTGCACAAGATGCCTTGATCATGAATATTGACGACTTACTTTGTGTTGGTGCAACTAATAAAATCTTACTTTCTTCTACAATTGGTAGAAATAAAAGTTTGGTTCCGGGAGAAGTAATTTCAGCAATTATTAACGGAACTGAAGAATTGATTGCCGATCTTAAAGAATTTGGTGTAGAAATTCATTCTACCGGTGGGGAAACTGCAGATGTTGGAGATTTGGTAAGAACTATTATTGTAGATTCTACGGTAACTGCTAGAATGAAGCGCAGTGAAGTAATCGACAATAAAAATATTGAACCGGGAGATGTTATTGTTGGTTTAGCTTCTTATGGACAGGCTACTTACGAGAAAGAATACAACGGAGGGATGGGCAGTAACGGTTTAACCTCTGCACGTCACGATGTTTTTGCAAAGATTTTAGCTGAAAAATATCCTGAAAGTTTTGATGCTTCTATCCCGAATGAGTTGGTATACTCCGGAAGCAAAAAATTAACAGATACCGTTGAAGATGCTCCGCTTGATGCCGGTAAATTGGTGTTATCGCCAACCAGAACTTATGCTCCCGTAATTCAGAAAATATTATCGAAATTCAGCAATAAGGAAATCCACGGAATGGTGCACTGTAGTGGAGGAGCGCAAACCAAAATTCTTCATTTTATAGACAATCTTCATATTGTTAAGGATAACCTTTTTGAAGTTCCGCCGCTTTTCAAATTAATTCAGCAGGAAAGTAAAACCGATTGGAAAGAAATGTACCAGGTTTTTAATATGGGACATCGTATGGAAATCTACGTGAAACCAGAGCATGCTGAGGATATCATCGCGATTTCAAAATCTTTTAATATTGATGCACAGATTGTTGGAAGAGTAGAAGCTTCAGATAAGAAATCACTTACTATTAATAGCGAATTTGGAGAGTTTAATTATTAA
- a CDS encoding ATP-binding cassette domain-containing protein has protein sequence MIFEIDNVELYYDEKPILKSVYLKAETGKITGLLGRNGSGKSSLLKIFFGTLKPKYKLIRVDGQPLLKSFYKTGTIAMLPQFPLLPPTIKMQKPFELYEVDFGEFCELFSEMKSKNNQRIRELSGGEQRIIEIYLVLKRNVNIVLLDEPFAQLSPLMIEKFSTIIQKEKEQKAIIITDHRYEAILDISDDIYLFQNKQSRIVNSRLELTNLGYLPS, from the coding sequence ATGATTTTTGAAATTGATAATGTAGAGCTCTATTACGATGAAAAGCCAATTTTAAAATCGGTATATCTAAAAGCTGAAACTGGAAAAATAACAGGATTATTAGGGCGAAATGGTAGCGGAAAAAGCAGCCTTTTGAAAATTTTCTTCGGAACCTTAAAACCAAAATACAAATTAATACGAGTTGATGGCCAACCCCTTCTAAAATCTTTCTACAAAACAGGAACTATCGCTATGCTTCCGCAGTTCCCTTTACTTCCTCCCACTATAAAAATGCAAAAACCTTTTGAATTATATGAAGTTGATTTTGGTGAATTTTGTGAGTTATTTTCAGAAATGAAAAGTAAAAATAATCAGAGAATAAGAGAACTTTCCGGTGGGGAACAACGAATTATTGAAATCTATCTGGTCTTGAAGAGAAATGTCAATATTGTGCTTCTGGACGAACCATTTGCGCAACTTTCTCCTTTAATGATCGAAAAATTTTCAACAATAATTCAAAAAGAAAAAGAACAGAAAGCAATTATAATTACAGACCATCGCTACGAAGCGATATTGGACATTTCAGATGATATTTATCTCTTTCAGAATAAACAATCCAGAATCGTAAATTCCAGATTAGAATTGACGAATTTGGGTTATTTACCAAGCTGA